In Acidimicrobiales bacterium, one DNA window encodes the following:
- a CDS encoding ABC transporter ATP-binding protein, with amino-acid sequence MNHSDAAPDTGLPPAIPSLLRTVRIGYRAEPRLLLVSFVMVLFTALPDALIALWLSILADGVLDGSRPKVVWAALGLGLSATLTWFLRTVLDRIERRFRDRVSVALESHVAQLQASVPTIEHHERPDYLDRLSVLRDQVFALDHLFMSLFSTMGWVFRLIITLVLLATVHPLLLVLVVFALPTVYTATWRPGIERKVEESVAQHNRRARHLFSLVTLPHSAKEVRLSGNAQAIKDRRNESWTAWWTPLSATRRNTALWHSLAWAIFGAAYVGAIVFVAEGLGSGPSAVLLVLVAGSRLSMYVGAAVGELGFLRGIWLDSSQRLAWLEDYAAAADESADLDAPDHLAHGIDFEAVDFTYPGTQRKVLDSVDLHLPAGAVVAIVGENGAGKTTLVKLLARMYAPSAGRITADGVDIARFTTRSWRSRLAGAFQDFFRFEFAALTSVGVGDEPHIDDRPAVGAAVGRAGADDVVSGLAAGLDTQLGPSWEGGVELSHGQWQKVALARGFMRSEPLVQVLDEPTSALDAETENALFEHYAAAARGSDGGRITILISHRFSTVRMADLIVVLDGAKVVEVGSHAELMAAKGHYADLYETQSSSYR; translated from the coding sequence GTGAATCACTCTGACGCAGCCCCCGACACTGGCCTGCCCCCAGCCATCCCATCGCTGTTGCGTACTGTCCGCATCGGATACCGCGCCGAGCCCAGGCTGTTGCTGGTGTCGTTTGTGATGGTGCTGTTCACCGCACTTCCGGACGCTCTCATAGCGCTGTGGCTGTCGATCCTGGCCGACGGCGTGCTCGACGGTTCACGGCCCAAGGTGGTCTGGGCCGCCCTGGGGCTCGGCCTCTCGGCCACGCTCACCTGGTTTCTTCGCACCGTGCTCGATCGCATCGAGCGCCGGTTCCGCGACCGGGTTTCTGTTGCCCTCGAGTCTCATGTCGCCCAGCTGCAGGCCTCGGTGCCCACCATCGAGCATCACGAACGACCCGACTACCTCGACCGGCTGTCGGTGCTGCGCGACCAGGTGTTCGCCCTCGACCACCTGTTCATGTCGCTGTTCTCGACCATGGGCTGGGTGTTTCGCCTCATCATCACCCTGGTCTTGTTGGCCACGGTGCACCCATTGCTGCTCGTGCTGGTGGTCTTCGCCCTGCCCACCGTCTACACCGCCACGTGGCGCCCCGGCATCGAACGCAAGGTCGAAGAATCGGTAGCCCAACACAACCGGCGAGCCAGGCATTTGTTCAGCCTGGTGACCCTGCCCCACAGCGCCAAGGAGGTACGCCTCAGCGGCAACGCGCAGGCCATCAAAGACAGGCGCAACGAGTCGTGGACGGCCTGGTGGACCCCCCTGTCGGCCACCCGACGCAACACCGCGTTGTGGCACAGCCTGGCTTGGGCCATCTTCGGAGCGGCGTACGTGGGCGCCATCGTCTTCGTCGCCGAAGGGCTGGGCTCGGGGCCCTCCGCGGTGTTGCTGGTTCTGGTGGCCGGGTCGCGACTGTCGATGTACGTGGGTGCCGCAGTCGGCGAGCTGGGGTTCCTGCGGGGTATCTGGCTCGATTCGTCCCAGCGCCTGGCCTGGCTCGAAGACTACGCCGCGGCCGCCGACGAGTCGGCCGACCTCGACGCTCCAGACCACCTGGCCCACGGCATCGACTTCGAAGCGGTCGACTTCACCTATCCCGGAACTCAGCGAAAGGTCCTCGACTCGGTCGACCTGCACCTGCCGGCGGGTGCGGTCGTCGCCATCGTGGGCGAGAACGGTGCCGGCAAGACCACCCTGGTCAAGCTGCTGGCGCGCATGTACGCCCCGTCCGCAGGTCGCATCACCGCCGACGGCGTCGACATCGCCCGCTTCACCACCCGCAGCTGGCGCTCACGGCTGGCCGGGGCGTTCCAAGACTTCTTCCGATTCGAGTTCGCAGCCCTCACCTCGGTGGGGGTTGGCGACGAGCCGCACATCGACGATCGGCCCGCCGTGGGGGCAGCCGTCGGGCGAGCCGGCGCCGACGACGTCGTATCGGGGCTGGCGGCCGGTCTCGACACCCAGCTGGGCCCATCGTGGGAGGGCGGCGTCGAGCTGTCGCACGGCCAGTGGCAAAAGGTCGCCCTCGCCAGGGGCTTCATGCGAAGCGAACCTCTGGTTCAGGTGCTCGACGAGCCCACTTCGGCTCTCGACGCCGAGACCGAGAACGCCCTGTTCGAGCACTACGCGGCGGCTGCGCGCGGCTCGGACGGCGGCCGCATAACCATCCTCATCTCGCATCGCTTCAGCACGGTTCGTATGGCCGACCTCATCGTCGTGCTCGACGGTGCCAAGGTGGTCGAGGTCGGCTCACACGCCGAACTGATGGCCGCCAAGGGCCACTACGCCGACCTATACGAAACCCAATCTTCGTCGTATCGCTGA
- a CDS encoding aminotransferase class V-fold PLP-dependent enzyme, which produces MEPLLIDAARRASRYLAQQPDRVSPGPAAVAGLEDLDLALGDSPLPPEQVIETLDRVASPATMRSTGGKYFGFVNGGTLPAALAAAYLTSAWDQNAALPVMSPAAARFDQVATDWIIDLLGLPSSAAATFCGGASVANLTCVTAARDAMLARLGWDARAKGINGSPRLRIVATAEAHVTIDKAARGIGLGTDAIERIPTDEAGRARPDAVPDLDDRCIVVLQAGNVNTGHCDPFAEIVPMAHDAGAWVHVDGAFGLWAAASPTRRRLVEGVGQADSWATDCHKWLNVAYDSGVAIVADENDIRRSMTTDAAYLEATAGRAPMHMGLQMSQRARGFEAWAAMASLGRKGIAELVDRTSDRAAQLAQLLAQAGAEVLTPVVLNQALVAFGDDATTDAVIAAVQADGRCWAGGTIWHARRAMRLSVSSHATTPDDIVDSAQAIIDCWRAVSA; this is translated from the coding sequence GTGGAACCGCTTCTGATCGACGCCGCACGACGCGCCAGCCGCTACCTGGCCCAACAACCCGACCGAGTGTCTCCCGGGCCCGCCGCCGTTGCGGGGCTCGAAGACCTCGACCTCGCGCTCGGCGACAGCCCATTGCCGCCAGAACAGGTGATCGAAACCCTCGATCGTGTCGCCTCACCGGCGACCATGCGCTCGACGGGCGGAAAGTACTTCGGGTTCGTCAACGGGGGCACGCTGCCCGCAGCTCTGGCAGCCGCCTATCTGACCTCGGCCTGGGACCAGAACGCCGCCTTGCCGGTGATGTCTCCGGCCGCGGCGCGCTTCGACCAGGTGGCAACCGACTGGATCATCGATCTCCTCGGATTGCCTTCAAGTGCGGCGGCGACGTTTTGTGGAGGAGCCAGCGTGGCAAACCTCACCTGCGTCACCGCCGCGCGCGACGCGATGCTGGCCCGCCTGGGATGGGATGCCCGGGCCAAGGGCATCAACGGCTCGCCCCGCCTGCGCATCGTCGCAACGGCCGAGGCCCACGTCACCATCGACAAGGCAGCACGAGGTATTGGCCTGGGCACCGACGCCATCGAGAGAATCCCCACCGACGAAGCCGGCAGGGCTCGACCAGACGCTGTTCCCGATCTCGACGACCGGTGCATCGTCGTTCTGCAGGCCGGCAACGTCAACACCGGCCACTGCGACCCCTTCGCAGAAATCGTCCCGATGGCTCACGACGCCGGAGCCTGGGTTCACGTCGACGGGGCGTTCGGGCTGTGGGCAGCTGCGTCGCCTACACGGCGTCGCCTCGTCGAGGGCGTGGGCCAGGCCGATAGCTGGGCCACCGACTGCCACAAATGGCTGAACGTCGCCTACGACTCTGGCGTGGCCATCGTGGCCGACGAGAACGACATCCGTCGTTCCATGACCACCGACGCCGCCTATCTAGAGGCCACGGCAGGGCGAGCCCCCATGCACATGGGCTTGCAGATGTCTCAACGAGCTCGCGGTTTCGAGGCTTGGGCCGCCATGGCATCTCTCGGGCGCAAAGGCATCGCCGAGTTGGTCGATCGCACCAGTGACCGTGCCGCCCAGTTGGCTCAGCTGCTTGCCCAGGCTGGCGCCGAGGTGCTGACGCCCGTAGTGCTGAACCAAGCCCTGGTGGCCTTCGGTGACGACGCCACCACCGATGCGGTGATCGCCGCCGTGCAGGCCGACGGCCGGTGCTGGGCCGGCGGAACCATTTGGCACGCCAGACGGGCGATGCGCCTCAGCGTGTCATCGCACGCGACCACGCCCGACGACATCGTCGACAGCGCGCAGGCCATCATCGATTGCTGGCGGGCGGTCAGCGCCTAA
- a CDS encoding cation diffusion facilitator family transporter produces the protein MALGHGHSHGHEHSHGPDGTDVSVARLSLATGVNVGFAVVQVVVGLLIGSVVVLADALHQVVDALGLVTAMVALRLARRPSDHAMTFGWGKVDALGAFTSGLLLLGSIIWVAYESIHRLFDPVEVAGAGVIAIGLIGIAINGLSVLALNGASGLSVRAARLHLLIDLGGSVIVVATGVLLATTSAEWLDPVASLVLNAVVLRSTLAVLAAASNELLDRSPGDITVASVDSVLGNLDGVEQVHHVHVRGLGSGKVSVTAHVVLDSELSLHAAQGLIDAMAQALEAELGVTHSTIQIECHECEAISH, from the coding sequence ATGGCTTTGGGCCACGGGCACTCTCACGGACACGAGCATTCTCACGGGCCGGACGGCACCGATGTCTCGGTGGCGCGGCTCAGCTTGGCCACCGGCGTAAACGTCGGTTTCGCGGTGGTTCAGGTGGTCGTGGGCCTGCTGATCGGTTCGGTCGTGGTGCTGGCCGACGCCTTGCATCAGGTTGTCGACGCATTGGGCCTGGTCACCGCCATGGTCGCCCTGCGCCTCGCCAGGCGTCCCAGCGACCACGCCATGACATTTGGCTGGGGCAAGGTCGACGCCCTAGGCGCCTTCACGTCTGGCCTGTTGTTGCTGGGGTCGATCATCTGGGTGGCCTACGAGTCGATCCACCGCCTGTTCGATCCTGTCGAGGTGGCAGGAGCCGGGGTAATAGCCATCGGCCTCATCGGAATAGCCATCAACGGACTCAGCGTGCTTGCGCTGAACGGCGCATCCGGTCTGTCGGTACGCGCCGCCCGGCTGCACCTGCTGATCGACCTGGGCGGCTCAGTGATCGTGGTTGCGACCGGTGTGCTGCTGGCGACCACCAGCGCAGAGTGGCTCGACCCGGTGGCGTCGCTGGTGCTGAACGCGGTGGTGCTTAGATCGACCCTGGCGGTGCTGGCGGCTGCCAGCAACGAGCTGCTCGACCGCAGTCCTGGTGACATCACGGTCGCCTCGGTCGATTCCGTGCTCGGCAACCTCGATGGCGTCGAGCAGGTTCACCACGTGCACGTCAGAGGGCTCGGCAGCGGCAAGGTCAGCGTCACCGCACACGTTGTGCTCGACAGCGAGTTGTCGTTGCACGCGGCTCAGGGGCTGATCGACGCCATGGCCCAGGCCCTGGAGGCCGAGCTGGGGGTAACCCACTCGACCATCCAGATCGAGTGCCACGAGTGCGAGGCCATCAGCCACTGA
- a CDS encoding NUDIX domain-containing protein: MAGERSVGLLLYRKRPPEGHVEVLIAKMGGPFWANKYAHSWTVPKGLVTEADADDAAAAEREFAEEMGRSAPPGTSADLGTSRSGSKTIVVLAREGDFDADDIVSNTFEVEWPPRSGLVQQFPEVERASWVTPQDARQLLAKSQTVFIDRLLELLANTGEVSG; encoded by the coding sequence ATGGCTGGTGAACGCAGCGTGGGCCTGTTGCTGTACAGGAAAAGGCCGCCAGAGGGCCACGTCGAGGTGCTGATCGCCAAGATGGGCGGCCCGTTCTGGGCCAACAAGTACGCCCATTCGTGGACGGTGCCCAAAGGGCTGGTCACCGAGGCCGACGCCGACGACGCCGCGGCCGCCGAGCGCGAGTTCGCCGAGGAGATGGGCAGATCGGCACCACCCGGGACCTCGGCCGACCTGGGTACGTCGAGATCGGGCTCGAAGACCATCGTGGTGCTGGCCCGAGAGGGCGACTTCGACGCCGACGACATCGTGTCCAACACCTTCGAGGTCGAGTGGCCGCCGCGGTCGGGGTTGGTTCAGCAGTTCCCCGAGGTCGAGCGTGCGAGTTGGGTGACCCCGCAAGACGCCAGGCAGTTGCTGGCCAAGAGCCAGACGGTGTTCATCGACCGGTTGCTCGAGCTGTTGGCAAACACCGGTGAGGTCAGTGGCTGA
- a CDS encoding AAA family ATPase: MSEVDDSPEPVIGSVTSAGDGGLTPAHVEASEIWVPPPEPPKARHPMQTFDRFKLLALMTVLFVVFVWRQRADVPVMTLGDAIIEQLQARRWLLVLFVVEALRQMHYLISERSPRYNHFWVDRVWGRIDRWKDRRNPWLRFRVARYLKWTAFYLLVSLLVSRRRDISLVDGIGQTPGAIWDFLSTGPETVPFWINIAFPMFFIVGQFVLLFWFLSRGGVDTYMPQDIETTFDDVWGQDQVLDKVRENIVFLENPAEIEDRGGHVPGGLLLWGPPGTGKTLMAEAVAGETGKPYVFVDPGAFINMFMGVGILKVKSLFRKLRKLALKHGGVIVFFDEADSLGNRGQLAGEPGPGMAHSAFGDDHMRWLSPEAQMALIDAAAGRHEPSTDVEPPRRVIDKVIMGMGGGGGGGMGTLQALLTEISGLKKPRGFLNRQVRRFLGLKPKPPFKYRILIMMATNMPSALDDALLRPGRIDRIYKVGYPSKDGRRRTYEGYLNKVRHNLTDDQVDKLAVITPYATGATMKDLVNEALITAVRDGRDTVTWADVISAKHFKELGPSEDVEYIERERHAIAVHEACHAVAAHRVRHHMDIDIATIEKGGTYLGMVRSVRPEDQFTRWRTDYEADIIVSLASLAGERMFFGDDNSSGVSGDLEGATTLAALMEGYWGMGSTVASHAASLRFKIGGGTGRGPGDEEEEFSPTRGPLGERVEQNLRRLLDDAEQLLADNRYEVLALAHALERNKTIAGEDVIAIIDGKQGPLFDGTVYYTDEARQALDDYHQFAVDAHRAHGPVSVPLPELPRPA, encoded by the coding sequence ATGAGCGAAGTCGACGACTCCCCCGAGCCCGTCATCGGGTCGGTCACCTCGGCCGGTGACGGAGGATTGACCCCAGCCCACGTCGAGGCCTCCGAAATCTGGGTTCCACCGCCCGAGCCGCCCAAGGCCAGGCACCCGATGCAGACCTTCGACCGGTTCAAGCTGCTGGCCCTGATGACGGTGCTGTTCGTGGTGTTCGTGTGGCGCCAGCGCGCCGACGTTCCGGTGATGACACTGGGCGACGCCATCATCGAGCAGTTGCAGGCTCGACGCTGGCTGCTGGTGCTGTTCGTCGTCGAAGCCTTGCGCCAGATGCACTATCTGATCAGCGAGCGCTCGCCCCGGTACAACCACTTCTGGGTCGACCGGGTTTGGGGTCGCATCGACCGCTGGAAAGACCGTCGCAATCCGTGGTTGCGCTTCAGGGTGGCGCGCTATCTCAAGTGGACGGCCTTCTATCTGTTGGTGTCGCTGCTGGTGTCGCGCCGGCGCGACATCTCGCTGGTCGACGGCATCGGCCAGACCCCGGGCGCGATCTGGGATTTCTTGTCCACAGGCCCCGAAACGGTGCCGTTCTGGATCAACATCGCGTTCCCGATGTTCTTCATCGTCGGCCAGTTCGTGTTGCTGTTCTGGTTCCTCAGCCGCGGCGGGGTCGACACCTACATGCCACAAGACATCGAGACCACCTTCGACGATGTGTGGGGTCAAGACCAGGTGCTCGACAAGGTGCGCGAGAACATCGTGTTCCTCGAGAACCCGGCCGAGATCGAAGACCGCGGCGGCCACGTGCCCGGAGGCCTGTTGTTGTGGGGTCCGCCCGGCACCGGCAAGACGCTGATGGCCGAGGCCGTGGCCGGCGAGACCGGCAAGCCCTATGTGTTCGTCGACCCGGGCGCGTTCATCAACATGTTCATGGGCGTGGGCATCCTCAAGGTCAAGAGCCTGTTCCGCAAGCTCCGCAAGCTGGCGCTGAAGCACGGTGGTGTCATCGTGTTCTTCGACGAGGCCGACTCGCTCGGTAACCGTGGCCAGTTGGCGGGCGAGCCAGGGCCGGGCATGGCCCACTCGGCCTTCGGCGACGATCACATGAGGTGGCTTTCGCCCGAGGCCCAGATGGCGCTGATCGACGCGGCCGCCGGGCGCCACGAACCCAGCACCGACGTCGAACCACCTCGCCGCGTCATCGACAAGGTGATCATGGGCATGGGCGGCGGCGGAGGGGGCGGCATGGGCACCCTGCAGGCGCTGCTGACCGAGATCTCGGGCCTCAAGAAGCCGCGCGGCTTCCTGAACCGCCAGGTGAGGCGCTTCCTGGGCCTCAAGCCCAAACCCCCGTTCAAGTACCGCATCCTCATCATGATGGCCACCAACATGCCGTCGGCCCTGGACGACGCCTTGCTGCGACCGGGCCGCATCGACCGCATCTACAAGGTCGGCTACCCGTCGAAGGATGGCCGCCGCCGCACCTACGAGGGCTACCTCAACAAGGTGCGCCACAACCTGACCGATGACCAGGTCGACAAGTTGGCGGTGATCACGCCCTACGCGACCGGGGCCACGATGAAAGACCTGGTGAACGAGGCCCTGATCACGGCGGTGCGCGACGGGCGCGACACGGTGACCTGGGCCGATGTCATCTCGGCCAAACACTTCAAGGAACTCGGGCCATCCGAGGACGTCGAGTACATCGAGCGAGAGCGTCACGCAATCGCCGTTCACGAGGCATGCCACGCAGTGGCCGCCCACCGGGTGCGCCATCACATGGACATCGACATCGCCACCATCGAGAAGGGCGGCACCTATCTGGGCATGGTTCGATCGGTGCGCCCCGAAGACCAATTCACGCGCTGGCGCACCGATTACGAGGCCGACATCATCGTGTCGCTGGCTTCGCTGGCGGGCGAGCGGATGTTCTTCGGCGACGACAACTCGTCTGGCGTCTCGGGCGATCTGGAAGGTGCCACCACCCTCGCTGCCCTGATGGAGGGCTATTGGGGAATGGGCTCGACCGTCGCATCACATGCTGCTTCGCTGCGCTTCAAGATCGGCGGCGGCACGGGCCGCGGACCAGGCGACGAAGAGGAAGAGTTCAGCCCCACACGCGGCCCGCTCGGCGAGCGGGTCGAGCAGAACCTTCGGCGCCTGCTAGACGACGCCGAGCAACTGCTGGCCGACAACCGCTACGAGGTTCTGGCCCTGGCCCACGCTCTAGAACGCAACAAGACCATCGCCGGCGAGGACGTCATCGCGATCATCGACGGCAAGCAGGGCCCATTGTTCGACGGCACCGTCTATTACACCGACGAAGCCCGCCAAGCCCTCGACGACTATCACCAGTTCGCCGTGGACGCCCACCGCGCCCATGGTCCGGTGTCGGTTCCGCTTCCCGAACTACCCCGGCCCGCGTGA
- a CDS encoding acyl-CoA dehydrogenase family protein, translating into MTDAQLARVDAAVDDLLAATDAQNMTRIEFRGHQFDHGLAWVHFDEGHGGLGVRPDLQGHVERRLREAEAPGQDPATFFIALIGPTMHTHGTDEQKRRFLRPMFTGEEKWCQLFSEPGAGSDFAGLATRAVRDGDEWVINGQKVWNTLAHIADWGMLVTRSDPEAPKHRGMTYFALDMHSPGVEVRPLRQITGEAEFNEVYMTDARVPDANRIGDVGDGWRVSLTTLMNERSAIGGGGAPKRGSGAIAVLVDGWNRAPEHAKTPAARERLMKLWVQAEALRLTNIRASQNRKAGNPGPEMSVAKLAFSSLNQSIMEAAVDLEGMAGQVDYDYTFRRPEDLSVSGAESGAHHAFLRVRANSIEGGTSEIMRNIVGEQVLGLPGEPRVDKDVPWIKVPRS; encoded by the coding sequence ATGACCGACGCACAGCTCGCCAGGGTCGACGCCGCAGTCGACGACCTCCTCGCCGCCACCGACGCTCAGAACATGACGCGGATCGAGTTCCGAGGGCACCAATTCGACCACGGGCTGGCCTGGGTGCACTTCGACGAAGGCCACGGCGGCCTGGGCGTGAGACCCGACCTGCAGGGTCACGTCGAACGCCGTCTGCGAGAGGCCGAAGCGCCCGGACAAGACCCGGCCACCTTCTTCATCGCCCTCATCGGCCCCACCATGCACACCCACGGCACCGACGAGCAGAAGCGGCGGTTCCTGCGGCCGATGTTCACCGGCGAGGAGAAGTGGTGCCAGCTGTTCAGCGAGCCGGGCGCGGGGTCAGACTTTGCCGGCCTGGCGACCAGGGCGGTGCGCGACGGCGACGAGTGGGTCATCAACGGCCAGAAGGTGTGGAACACGCTGGCCCACATCGCCGACTGGGGAATGCTGGTCACCCGATCCGACCCCGAGGCACCCAAGCATCGGGGCATGACGTACTTCGCACTCGACATGCATTCGCCGGGGGTCGAAGTGCGGCCGCTGCGCCAGATCACGGGCGAAGCCGAGTTCAACGAGGTCTACATGACCGATGCCCGCGTTCCCGACGCGAACCGCATCGGCGACGTGGGCGATGGCTGGCGGGTGTCGCTGACGACGCTGATGAACGAGCGCAGCGCCATCGGCGGCGGGGGAGCACCCAAGCGGGGCAGCGGCGCCATAGCGGTGCTGGTCGACGGCTGGAATCGGGCACCCGAACATGCCAAGACCCCGGCAGCCCGAGAGCGCCTGATGAAGCTGTGGGTGCAGGCCGAGGCCCTGCGTCTTACCAACATCCGCGCTTCGCAGAACCGCAAGGCGGGCAACCCGGGGCCCGAGATGTCGGTGGCCAAGCTGGCGTTCTCGTCGCTGAACCAGTCGATCATGGAGGCGGCCGTAGACCTCGAGGGCATGGCAGGCCAGGTCGACTACGACTACACGTTCCGTAGGCCAGAAGACCTGTCGGTGTCAGGCGCCGAATCGGGCGCCCATCACGCGTTCCTGCGGGTGAGGGCCAACTCGATCGAGGGTGGCACCAGCGAGATCATGCGCAACATCGTCGGCGAGCAGGTGCTGGGCCTGCCGGGCGAACCCCGCGTCGACAAGGACGTGCCCTGGATCAAGGTGCCGCGCAGCTAG
- a CDS encoding nitroreductase family protein codes for MAPHYEHPYPPPELAAQHPFIELDFARLSPDEMQRRAGEFTAAVGRRRSVRMFSDEPVDRSLIELAVAAASTAPSGAHKQPWSFVAVCDPVLKRQIREAAEEEERVNYLDNRMNDEWQEALAPLGTDHHKEFLEIAPWIVVLFEQRYELLADGTQRKNYYVKESCGIAAGIFITALHNMGLATLTHTPSPMAFLTKLLGRPANERPFVMFPIGYPLPGTRVPDLHRKPLADVLTVLG; via the coding sequence ATGGCTCCACACTACGAGCACCCCTATCCCCCGCCCGAGTTGGCGGCACAACACCCGTTCATAGAGCTCGACTTCGCCCGCCTGTCGCCAGACGAGATGCAGCGTCGCGCCGGCGAATTCACCGCCGCGGTCGGCCGACGGCGCAGCGTGCGGATGTTCTCCGACGAACCGGTCGACCGCTCGCTGATCGAGCTGGCGGTGGCTGCAGCCTCGACCGCTCCCTCGGGCGCCCACAAGCAGCCTTGGAGTTTCGTGGCGGTGTGTGACCCGGTGTTGAAACGCCAGATCCGCGAGGCCGCCGAGGAAGAGGAACGCGTCAACTATCTCGACAACCGCATGAACGACGAGTGGCAGGAGGCCCTGGCGCCGCTGGGCACCGACCACCACAAGGAGTTCCTCGAGATAGCTCCGTGGATCGTCGTGTTGTTCGAGCAGCGCTATGAGCTGTTGGCCGACGGGACCCAGCGCAAGAACTATTACGTCAAGGAGAGCTGCGGCATTGCGGCCGGCATCTTCATCACCGCCCTGCACAACATGGGCCTGGCCACTCTCACCCATACCCCTTCGCCGATGGCGTTCTTGACCAAGCTGCTGGGTCGGCCGGCCAACGAGCGTCCGTTCGTGATGTTCCCGATCGGCTACCCGTTACCCGGCACTCGGGTGCCCGATCTGCACCGCAAACCGCTGGCCGATGTCCTCACGGTGCTGGGCTGA
- the nth gene encoding endonuclease III — MKRQDKADRIGEILDDLYPETPIPLDHTDPYTLLVAVALSAQTTDKKVNEVTPALFALADTPEKMAALGPDRILELIREIGLAPTKAKNLWTAANQILDAGGEVLPDWEFLESLAGVGHKTASVVMSQAFGVPAFPVDTHIHRLAARWGLSNGSNVERTERDLKAVFPRETWNDRHLQIIFFGREYCPARHHDLLTCPICSWAATKKRIRDEARR, encoded by the coding sequence GTGAAACGTCAGGACAAGGCAGACCGCATCGGCGAGATTCTCGACGACCTGTACCCCGAGACGCCGATACCTCTCGATCACACCGACCCTTACACGCTGCTGGTCGCCGTGGCCTTGTCGGCCCAAACCACCGACAAGAAGGTCAACGAGGTCACCCCGGCCCTGTTCGCCTTGGCCGACACCCCCGAGAAGATGGCGGCCCTGGGACCCGACCGCATCCTCGAGCTGATTCGCGAGATCGGCCTGGCGCCCACCAAGGCCAAGAACCTGTGGACCGCCGCCAACCAGATCCTCGACGCCGGCGGCGAGGTGTTGCCCGACTGGGAGTTCCTCGAGTCGCTTGCCGGCGTTGGCCACAAGACGGCCAGCGTCGTGATGTCGCAGGCGTTCGGCGTGCCGGCGTTTCCCGTCGACACGCACATCCATCGGTTGGCCGCCAGGTGGGGCTTGTCGAACGGCTCAAACGTCGAACGCACCGAGCGCGACCTGAAGGCGGTGTTCCCGCGCGAAACCTGGAACGACCGCCATCTGCAGATCATCTTCTTCGGGCGCGAATATTGCCCCGCCCGCCATCACGATCTGCTGACCTGCCCGATCTGCAGTTGGGCAGCCACGAAGAAGCGGATTCGCGACGAGGCCCGCCGCTAG
- the fbaA gene encoding class II fructose-bisphosphate aldolase, whose product MDSNQFPAGVLTGDAVSEVFALAKSEGFAIPAANCIGSNSMNSVMETAAKVNAPVIIQFSNGGGAFVAGKGLGSDIRASVLGSIAGAYHVRSLAEHYDARVILHTDHAAKKLLPWIDGMLDAGEDYFEAAGEPLFSSHMLDLSEEPLEENIDICVEYLRRMSRMGMTLEIELGITGGEEDGVDNSGVRPEDLYSKPEEVAYAYERLSEVSDRFTIAAAFGNVHGVYKPGNVVLTPSILGDAQRFIEDKHGTGPNPVNFVFHGGSGSSAQEIAEAISHGVVKMNIDTDLQWAFWDGIRAYEAENHDYLQGQIGNPEGPDAPNKKKYDPRVWLRKGEESFVARLEQAFAELNNINTLG is encoded by the coding sequence ATGGATTCAAACCAGTTCCCCGCGGGTGTACTCACAGGCGATGCCGTCAGCGAGGTCTTCGCCTTGGCCAAATCCGAGGGGTTCGCGATCCCGGCGGCCAACTGCATCGGTTCGAACTCGATGAACTCGGTGATGGAGACGGCGGCCAAGGTCAACGCACCGGTGATCATCCAGTTCTCCAACGGCGGGGGAGCGTTCGTCGCCGGCAAGGGGCTGGGCAGCGACATCAGGGCTTCGGTGTTGGGCTCGATCGCCGGCGCATATCACGTTCGCAGCCTGGCCGAGCACTATGACGCAAGGGTGATACTGCACACCGATCATGCAGCCAAGAAGCTGCTTCCGTGGATCGACGGCATGCTCGACGCCGGCGAGGACTATTTCGAAGCCGCAGGCGAGCCGCTGTTCAGCTCGCACATGCTCGACCTTTCCGAAGAGCCGCTCGAGGAGAACATCGACATCTGCGTCGAGTACCTGCGGCGTATGTCGAGGATGGGCATGACCCTCGAGATCGAGCTGGGAATCACCGGTGGCGAGGAAGACGGGGTCGACAACTCGGGCGTGCGCCCCGAGGACCTCTACTCCAAGCCCGAAGAGGTCGCATACGCCTACGAGCGACTGTCAGAGGTCAGCGACCGGTTCACGATCGCCGCAGCGTTCGGCAACGTGCACGGTGTGTACAAGCCGGGCAACGTCGTGTTGACCCCCAGCATCTTGGGCGACGCCCAGCGTTTCATCGAAGACAAGCACGGCACCGGGCCCAACCCGGTGAACTTCGTGTTCCACGGCGGGTCGGGCTCGTCCGCCCAAGAGATCGCCGAGGCCATCTCTCACGGCGTGGTCAAGATGAACATCGACACCGACCTGCAGTGGGCGTTCTGGGACGGCATTCGGGCCTACGAGGCCGAGAACCACGACTACCTGCAGGGCCAGATCGGAAACCCCGAAGGGCCCGACGCACCCAACAAGAAGAAGTACGACCCGCGTGTGTGGCTCCGCAAGGGCGAGGAGTCGTTTGTGGCCAGGCTCGAGCAGGCCTTCGCCGAGCTGAACAACATCAACACCCTGGGCTGA